The following proteins are encoded in a genomic region of Mustela erminea isolate mMusErm1 chromosome 3, mMusErm1.Pri, whole genome shotgun sequence:
- the FTMT gene encoding LOW QUALITY PROTEIN: ferritin, mitochondrial (The sequence of the model RefSeq protein was modified relative to this genomic sequence to represent the inferred CDS: deleted 1 base in 1 codon): protein MLPCFLFLSKNISPSLVSLRKAYRGFALPPLRVSRLPSRPRRPAPLRRLAAAAASGDPAGPASAHSRVRQNFHPDSEAAINRQINLELYASYVYLSVSYYFSRDDVALNNFAGYFLRQSREETQHAEKLMRLQNQRGGRICLQDIKKPDQDDWESGLNALECALLLEKNVNQSLLELHTLASDRGDPYLCDFLETHYLNEQVKSIKELGDHVQNLIKMGAPDSGLAEYLFDKHTLGDENNQN from the exons ATGCTGCCCTGTTTCTTGTTTCTCTCCAAGAACATCAGCCCTTCGCTGGTGTCCCTGCGCAAGGCGTACCGGGGCTTCGCGCTCCCGCCGCTCCGGGTCTCCAGGCTTCCCTCGCgccccaggcgccctgccccGCTGCGCCGGCTGGCAGCAGCCGCCGCCTCCGGGGACCCAGCCGGGCCCGCCTCCGCCCATTCCCGGGTGCGCCAGAACTTCCACCCCGACTCCGAGGCTGCCATCAACCGCCAGATCAACCTGGAGCTCTACGCGTCCTACGTGTACCTGTCCGTGTCCTATTACTTCTCCCGAGATGAC GTGGCCCTGAACAACTTCGCGGGATATTTCCTTCGCCAGTCCCGGGAAGAGACCCAGCACGCGGAAAAGCTGATGAGGCTGCAGAACCAGCGGGGAGGCCGGATCTGCCTGCAGGACATCAAGAAACCAGACCAGGACGACTGGGAAAGCGGGCTGAACGCCCTGGAGTGTGCGCTGCTCCTGGAGAAGAATGTGAATCAGTCGTTGCTCGAATTGCACACTCTGGCCTCAGACAGAGGTGACCCCTACTTGTGCGACTTCCTGGAAACTCACTATCTGAATGAGCAGGTGAAGTCTATCAAAGAACTAGGTGACCACGTGCAAAACTTGATTAAGATGGGGGCCCCAGATTCTGGCCTGGCAGAGTACCTCTTTGACAAGCACACCCTTGGAGATGAAAACAATCAGAACTAA